A genomic window from Quercus lobata isolate SW786 chromosome 10, ValleyOak3.0 Primary Assembly, whole genome shotgun sequence includes:
- the LOC115964713 gene encoding uncharacterized protein LOC115964713, whose amino-acid sequence MSVGRYPTEPDERESKRARVGATPLIGFSEEDKQGTLQPYDDALVVTLRIGGYDVKRVLVDQGSAVEVMYPDLYKGLNLKPEDLSPYDSPLVSFEGKIITPKGMIRLPVQTDSDVVDVNFIVVDAYSPYTAIVARPWLHALGAVLSTLH is encoded by the coding sequence ATGTCAGTGGGCAGGTACCCGACTGAGCCGGACGAAAGGGAATCCAAGAGAGCCAGAGTGGGTGCCACGCCCTTAATCGGATTCTCGGAGGAGGACAAGCAAGGAACCCTTCAACCCTACGACGATGCCCTAGTCGTCACGCTCAGAATTGGAGGTTACGATGTGAAAAGGGTGCTAGTTGATCAAGGCAGCGCCGTGGAAGTGATGTACCCTGATTTGTATAAGGGGTTGAACTTGAAGCCAGAAGACCTGTCGCCATACGATTCCCCTCTGGTCagctttgaaggaaaaatcATCACCCCGAAAGGCATGATAAGGCTGCCTGTGCAAACAGACTCAGACGTGGTAGATGTGAACTTCATTGTCGTAGATGCGTACTCCCCCTATACAGCTATCGTGGCCCGGCCGTGGCTTCACGCACTAGGGGCTGTACTATCAACCTTGCACTAA